The Esox lucius isolate fEsoLuc1 chromosome 5, fEsoLuc1.pri, whole genome shotgun sequence genome includes a region encoding these proteins:
- the LOC114839373 gene encoding uncharacterized protein LOC114839373, translating to MRRTEEPSSSLAYRPTWRGGRTTDTIPCSAAEFHILSLLENLKRQQDQLVVKVNYLSSRLNSNPGPDVEMPDNIQFPLEQLEAVEAFEVFLKEPSNGPAQQRVISSLATIGGQDVKKVTWNILARLFTDEVSHQINWKGVNNKKSFSRMATKSLLFSAVRKNTVTRSATDTEVTRHVIRWFHLAADRATRKRVPPQATQTE from the exons TGGCGAGGGGGAAGAACGACCGATACCATTCCCTGCTCTG CGGCTGAGTTCCACATCCTTAGCCTGCTGGAGAACCTTAAACGACAACAAGACCAGCTTGTGGTAAAGGTGAACTACCTCAGCAGCAGGCTGAACAGCAACCCGGGGCCAGATGTTGAGATGCCGGACAATATCCAGTTTCCCCTGGAACAATTGGAGGCAGTGGAGgcatttgaagtgtttttaaaGGAACCGTCAAATGGCCCAGCTCAACAGAGAGTG ATTTCTTCTTTGGCCACAATTGGAGGTCAGGATGTGAAGAAGGTGACCTGGAACATCCTGGCCAggctcttcacagatgaggtatCTCATCAGATAAACTGGAAGGGTGTTAATAACAAAAAGTCCTTCAGTAGGATGGCAACGAAGAGCTTGCTTTTCA gtgctgtgaggaaaaacacagtgacacGGTCAGCCACGGACACAGAGGTCACCAGGCACGTAATCAGGTGGTTCCACCTGGCAGCGGATCGGGCAACGAGGAAACGTGTCCCGCCTCAAGCCACACAAACGGAGTAA